In Lujinxingia litoralis, a single window of DNA contains:
- a CDS encoding nitroreductase family protein: MDTRTALLTRRTIHDFTTAPLPEGAVERALEAAIRAPNHKLTNPWRFTRVGAATRPLIVEIGLEEKRKKRGELSDAAQATLRKKFGNPPELIVVSQVLDADPHRRREDYAAIACAIQNLHLSLWSEGIGSKWASGAMTHAPDTYKAVGIDPQVEEIVGFVWVGYAEVIPDTPRRPLAEVVRTTE; encoded by the coding sequence ATGGATACCCGCACCGCTCTTTTAACTCGCCGCACCATTCACGACTTCACCACCGCCCCGCTGCCTGAAGGCGCGGTGGAGCGCGCGCTGGAAGCCGCCATTCGCGCCCCGAACCATAAGCTGACCAACCCCTGGCGCTTCACCCGGGTGGGCGCGGCGACTCGTCCGCTGATCGTGGAGATCGGCCTGGAAGAGAAGCGAAAAAAGCGCGGCGAACTCAGTGACGCGGCCCAGGCCACGCTGCGCAAGAAGTTCGGCAACCCTCCCGAACTTATCGTGGTCAGCCAGGTCCTGGACGCCGACCCGCACCGCCGCCGCGAAGACTATGCCGCCATCGCCTGCGCCATTCAGAACCTGCACCTCTCGCTGTGGAGCGAGGGCATCGGCTCAAAATGGGCCAGCGGGGCGATGACCCACGCCCCGGACACCTACAAGGCGGTGGGCATCGACCCGCAGGTCGAAGAAATCGTGGGATTTGTCTGGGTGGGCTACGCCGAGGTGATCCCGGACACCCCGCGACGCCCGCTCGCTGAGGTGGTCCGCACCACGGAGTGA
- a CDS encoding anti-sigma factor family protein translates to MGYLVQKMAPGCEDFEPFIDTYVDEEFDERERADMEAHLAGCDQCRARVQTQAQFKARFREQLSGERAPQALLERISGELATLEMEGEQSAAVRRPLYVRLGWVAGPLAAMLALVILLPEMTIAPAASSQAPVVDQTVEWHKGNFPLEITTSDPQEASAWFENKVDFSVRLPHFDNHRVNLLGGRIAHIEDRRAALVLYEVDGARLSVLLFDGEGLRVPRESIRNVEDRDIVWLNQKGFGVAVVQDHGVTYAMTSDLNEDRFLGLVAGTMKR, encoded by the coding sequence GTGGGATATCTGGTGCAAAAGATGGCGCCCGGCTGTGAAGATTTTGAGCCCTTTATCGATACGTACGTCGATGAGGAGTTCGACGAGCGGGAACGTGCGGATATGGAAGCGCACCTTGCCGGCTGCGATCAGTGCCGGGCCCGGGTGCAGACCCAGGCTCAGTTTAAGGCGCGCTTTCGCGAACAGCTCTCCGGGGAACGCGCGCCGCAGGCGCTGCTGGAACGCATCAGTGGGGAGTTGGCCACGCTGGAGATGGAGGGAGAGCAGAGTGCTGCTGTGAGGCGTCCGCTCTATGTGCGTCTGGGCTGGGTGGCCGGGCCGCTGGCGGCGATGCTCGCGCTGGTGATCTTGCTGCCCGAGATGACGATCGCGCCGGCGGCCAGCAGTCAGGCCCCGGTGGTGGACCAGACCGTGGAGTGGCATAAGGGCAATTTCCCGCTGGAGATCACGACCTCCGATCCTCAGGAGGCCAGCGCCTGGTTTGAGAATAAGGTGGATTTTTCGGTGCGTCTGCCGCACTTCGATAATCACCGGGTCAACCTGCTGGGCGGGCGTATCGCCCATATCGAGGATCGCCGCGCCGCGCTGGTGCTCTATGAGGTCGACGGGGCTCGCCTCAGTGTGCTGCTCTTCGATGGGGAGGGGCTCAGGGTGCCGCGAGAGTCGATTCGCAATGTGGAAGACCGCGACATCGTCTGGCTCAATCAGAAGGGATTTGGCGTGGCGGTGGTCCAGGACCATGGCGTGACCTACGCGATGACCAGCGATCTCAATGAAGATCGCTTCCTGGGGCTAGTCGCCGGCACGATGAAGCGCTAA
- a CDS encoding hydantoinase/oxoprolinase family protein, translating to MSSRPPVARRIGVDTGGTFTDVVMPREQGRLRVHKLLSTPADPSEAIGAGVAALAGASPAGFELVHGTTVATNALLERRGARLALVITAGFEDVLWLGRQARPDLYALHVKMPEPVLARPDVIGVRERLGAAGEVIEALSPAEVARVVEEVASLGVDAVAVCTLHAWANPAHEQQLARALREHPAGWHVSASHEISGAFREFERASTASINAYVGPLMARYLERLRRRVPGARTLEVLLSHGGRADVSFAAAQPVHTVLSGPAGGVVGALDAAREVGIERIMTLDMGGTSSDVCLVDGELEVREDAVIDGLSMVVPVIDIVTVGAGGGSIAYRDAGGALRVGPRSAGASPGPACYGRGGSEPTVTDAHLALGTLRSDRFLGGEMALDTRAAREALAALAAELDTDGEVLARGVLAIADAAMARALKVVSLERGHDPRDFTLVGFGGAGGLHACRLAEALSMRRVLIPQHPGLLSARGMLGARRRRFYRRTLLASLDRVLASEAALREMLQRLEARARDDLGSSPDEGLELGWEAGLRYQGQSFEIVVPVSWCADARVLDDPREAFEAEHERLYGYRAAREIELVGLRLGASLGAPAWPEELASAGDARALAAATTTGVDFGQGPEETRIVEREWLKEGQRLKGPVIITEYSATTVVPRGWELRVQRSHLVLEREE from the coding sequence GTGAGTAGCAGGCCACCTGTGGCCCGGCGAATCGGAGTCGATACCGGCGGCACCTTTACCGACGTGGTGATGCCCCGGGAGCAGGGCCGCCTCCGAGTGCACAAACTTCTGTCGACCCCGGCCGACCCTTCGGAGGCGATCGGTGCGGGGGTTGCCGCGCTTGCCGGCGCGTCGCCAGCGGGCTTCGAGCTGGTTCACGGCACCACCGTGGCGACCAACGCGCTGCTGGAGCGCCGCGGCGCGCGCCTGGCGCTGGTGATCACCGCGGGCTTCGAGGATGTGCTCTGGCTGGGGCGACAGGCGCGGCCCGACCTCTATGCGTTGCACGTGAAGATGCCCGAGCCCGTGCTGGCGCGCCCCGATGTGATCGGGGTGCGGGAGCGCCTGGGAGCCGCCGGAGAGGTGATCGAGGCGCTGAGCCCGGCGGAGGTCGCCCGGGTGGTCGAGGAGGTCGCGTCTCTGGGAGTGGATGCCGTGGCGGTGTGCACGCTGCACGCCTGGGCCAACCCGGCGCATGAGCAGCAGTTGGCCCGGGCGCTGCGCGAGCATCCGGCGGGCTGGCACGTGAGCGCAAGTCACGAGATCAGCGGGGCGTTCAGGGAGTTTGAGCGCGCCAGTACGGCCAGCATCAATGCCTATGTGGGGCCCCTGATGGCGCGCTACCTCGAACGCCTGCGCCGGCGAGTGCCGGGGGCCCGCACGCTGGAGGTGTTGCTCTCGCATGGGGGGCGTGCCGATGTGAGTTTTGCGGCGGCGCAGCCGGTGCACACCGTGCTTTCGGGGCCGGCCGGCGGGGTGGTAGGCGCCCTGGACGCCGCCCGCGAGGTGGGGATTGAGCGGATCATGACCCTGGATATGGGCGGCACCTCCAGCGACGTCTGTCTGGTCGATGGCGAGCTGGAAGTGCGCGAGGACGCCGTGATCGACGGGCTCTCGATGGTGGTGCCGGTCATCGACATCGTGACGGTGGGGGCCGGTGGGGGCTCGATCGCCTACCGCGACGCCGGCGGCGCGTTGCGTGTGGGGCCGCGCAGCGCCGGCGCCTCCCCCGGGCCGGCCTGTTACGGCCGGGGTGGCAGCGAACCCACGGTCACCGACGCTCATCTGGCGCTGGGCACGCTGCGCTCCGACCGCTTCCTGGGCGGGGAAATGGCACTCGATACCCGGGCGGCCCGGGAAGCACTCGCGGCCCTGGCCGCCGAACTCGATACCGATGGCGAGGTCCTGGCCCGGGGCGTGCTGGCGATCGCCGACGCGGCGATGGCCCGCGCGCTCAAGGTGGTGAGCCTGGAGCGCGGCCACGACCCCCGCGACTTTACGCTCGTGGGCTTTGGCGGGGCGGGAGGATTGCACGCCTGCCGCCTGGCCGAGGCCCTCTCGATGCGCCGGGTGCTCATTCCGCAACACCCCGGGCTCCTCTCGGCCCGGGGGATGCTCGGCGCTCGCCGGCGCCGCTTCTACCGCCGCACGCTGCTCGCTTCGCTGGACAGGGTGCTCGCCAGTGAAGCCGCCCTGCGGGAGATGCTTCAACGTCTGGAGGCGCGCGCCCGAGACGATTTGGGCAGCTCGCCAGACGAGGGGCTGGAGCTCGGCTGGGAGGCCGGCCTTCGTTATCAGGGCCAGAGCTTTGAGATCGTGGTGCCGGTGAGCTGGTGTGCCGATGCCCGCGTGCTGGACGATCCGCGAGAGGCTTTTGAGGCCGAGCATGAGCGCCTTTACGGGTATCGGGCCGCGCGGGAAATTGAGCTGGTGGGTCTGCGTCTGGGCGCCAGCCTCGGGGCCCCCGCCTGGCCTGAAGAACTCGCCAGCGCGGGGGATGCCCGCGCGCTGGCCGCGGCTACAACCACCGGGGTGGATTTCGGGCAGGGCCCAGAGGAGACCCGGATCGTGGAGCGTGAGTGGTTGAAGGAGGGGCAACGCCTCAAAGGACCGGTGATCATCACCGAGTACAGCGCCACCACCGTGGTGCCCCGGGGCTGGGAGCTCCGGGTGCAGCGATCGCATCTGGTGCTGGAACGGGAGGAATGA
- a CDS encoding peptidylprolyl isomerase, protein MRRWLQVLMPMALGSLGVVGCAEPEYEVTHPRAAQVFERSFAQASPEASVVASVDGIALGAEELESFWKLHPELDREAALRGLIEETLLAREAHRRGLTDTPDADFARKQGLVNAFLHQEVEVPVGDVEPDENFVGVLQRHANAPAGFRASHLVIVVPQSLEGEANLRAERRRELYEARYDEARPWIEASAERLGERPSLDALWEEAARLNAGELPEGFEAVVNPHLRFARVEEGDVSQRLPSGWIQVIPEFARAAGALVKDRGIGALSDPVRSAVGWHLIRVDEVMPEVPAQPDEVERFAAREITREHRAQAYREQLEALIEQAQIELRPELLRDEGVPQ, encoded by the coding sequence ATGCGGCGATGGTTGCAAGTTCTGATGCCGATGGCGCTAGGGAGCCTGGGTGTGGTCGGGTGTGCGGAACCCGAGTATGAAGTCACTCACCCGCGGGCCGCGCAGGTCTTTGAGCGCAGCTTTGCGCAGGCGTCCCCCGAGGCGTCGGTGGTCGCCAGCGTGGATGGCATCGCGCTCGGAGCCGAGGAGCTTGAGAGCTTCTGGAAGCTGCATCCCGAACTCGATCGGGAGGCGGCACTGCGTGGGCTTATCGAGGAGACGTTGCTGGCGCGAGAAGCCCACCGCCGAGGTCTGACGGACACACCGGATGCCGACTTCGCCCGCAAGCAGGGGCTGGTCAATGCTTTCCTGCATCAGGAGGTGGAGGTGCCGGTGGGAGACGTGGAGCCCGACGAGAACTTTGTGGGCGTGCTCCAGCGCCACGCAAATGCTCCGGCCGGCTTTCGCGCAAGCCATCTGGTGATCGTGGTGCCCCAATCGCTGGAGGGAGAGGCCAACCTCAGGGCCGAGCGTCGCAGAGAGCTGTACGAAGCGCGTTATGACGAGGCGCGCCCCTGGATTGAGGCCAGCGCCGAGCGCCTTGGCGAGCGTCCCTCGCTCGACGCCCTGTGGGAGGAGGCCGCCCGCCTTAATGCCGGGGAGCTTCCCGAGGGCTTTGAGGCGGTGGTGAACCCGCATCTGCGCTTTGCGCGCGTGGAAGAAGGCGATGTGAGCCAGCGCCTGCCCTCGGGGTGGATTCAGGTGATCCCGGAGTTTGCCCGGGCCGCCGGAGCGCTGGTTAAAGATCGGGGCATCGGCGCGCTCAGTGACCCGGTGCGCTCTGCGGTGGGCTGGCACCTGATTCGCGTGGATGAAGTGATGCCCGAGGTTCCCGCTCAGCCCGACGAGGTGGAGCGCTTTGCGGCGCGGGAGATCACCCGGGAGCATCGCGCTCAGGCCTACCGCGAGCAGCTCGAGGCGCTGATTGAACAGGCGCAGATCGAACTAAGGCCCGAGCTGCTGCGCGACGAGGGCGTGCCTCAGTGA
- a CDS encoding sigma-70 family RNA polymerase sigma factor, with protein MFKKNKKSMDAQERRAFEQEAIPHLDALYGTALRLTKSESDAEDLIQETMLKAYRYFDKYEQGTNCKAWLFKIMTNTFINRYRKQQKRREYLVDDDFRPLQERAEAPELTPFHESFETEEHLYFKMFGDEVKTALEQVPVDFRMVVLLADLQDFAYKEIAEIMDCPIGTVMSRLYRGRRLLQAQLKEYALKNGYIPSPEEEEKEAEGAPTDLQAYRERKAAQAS; from the coding sequence ATGTTTAAGAAGAACAAAAAGTCGATGGACGCTCAGGAGCGGCGAGCGTTTGAGCAGGAAGCGATTCCTCACCTGGATGCGCTCTATGGTACCGCGCTGCGTCTGACCAAAAGTGAGAGCGACGCCGAGGACCTGATTCAGGAGACGATGCTCAAGGCTTATCGCTACTTCGATAAGTACGAGCAGGGCACCAACTGCAAGGCCTGGCTCTTCAAGATCATGACCAACACCTTCATCAACCGCTACCGCAAGCAGCAGAAGCGCCGCGAGTACCTGGTCGATGATGATTTTCGCCCGCTGCAGGAGCGCGCGGAGGCCCCCGAGCTGACGCCCTTCCACGAGAGCTTCGAGACCGAAGAACATCTCTACTTCAAGATGTTCGGCGATGAGGTCAAAACGGCGCTGGAGCAGGTGCCGGTCGATTTCCGGATGGTCGTACTTTTGGCCGACCTTCAAGATTTTGCGTACAAAGAGATCGCCGAGATCATGGATTGCCCGATCGGCACCGTGATGAGTCGCCTCTACCGGGGTCGGCGTCTGTTGCAGGCCCAGCTCAAAGAGTACGCGCTTAAAAATGGCTACATTCCGTCGCCCGAAGAGGAAGAGAAGGAGGCCGAAGGTGCGCCGACCGATCTTCAAGCCTACCGCGAACGCAAAGCCGCCCAGGCCAGCTGA
- a CDS encoding PEGA domain-containing protein yields the protein MLAMLLALCLWSPTARAQTPPQECPDYLTPDLRHDPRSLTMVGVACFEAGHYEAALRYYLQAYKLAPDPLLRGAIGRSLHELGVWGPARHFYLGYLATPDADSPSAERIRERVAQLESALRDDAATLEVRSEPAGATAHLELEHGAWVDLGPTPVNTRVRPGRYQVVLTHPGYKTRREKVSVGAGRNARLEETLVSEAAAFDVSAASWRRGGTWTMAASAPVAVAGTAMLILASQNAAAARDAEYQIEDSDALERRQTELLARGDRYRAWGTTGAAVGAAGVLTGLVLYLSANRLANPGRGAEDTAATLLPELGPNYAGLRIAF from the coding sequence ATGCTCGCCATGCTCCTGGCCCTGTGCCTGTGGAGCCCCACGGCTCGGGCCCAGACGCCGCCGCAGGAGTGCCCCGACTACCTCACTCCGGACCTGCGCCACGACCCGCGCTCGCTGACCATGGTTGGCGTCGCCTGCTTTGAGGCCGGCCACTACGAAGCGGCCCTGCGCTACTACCTGCAGGCCTACAAGCTGGCGCCCGACCCGCTTTTGCGCGGCGCCATCGGCCGCTCGCTTCATGAGCTCGGGGTCTGGGGGCCGGCACGCCACTTCTATCTGGGCTACCTGGCCACCCCTGACGCCGACTCTCCCAGCGCCGAGCGCATTCGCGAGCGTGTCGCCCAGCTTGAATCCGCGCTTCGGGACGACGCCGCGACCCTGGAGGTGCGAAGCGAGCCGGCGGGAGCCACCGCGCACCTGGAGCTGGAGCATGGCGCCTGGGTCGATCTCGGCCCCACCCCGGTCAACACCCGGGTACGGCCGGGACGCTACCAGGTGGTGCTCACCCACCCCGGCTACAAAACTCGCCGCGAGAAGGTCTCGGTCGGCGCCGGTCGAAACGCCCGCCTGGAAGAGACGCTGGTCTCCGAGGCCGCGGCCTTTGATGTCAGCGCGGCGAGCTGGCGCCGGGGAGGCACCTGGACCATGGCGGCGTCGGCGCCGGTGGCTGTGGCCGGCACCGCCATGCTGATCCTCGCATCGCAAAACGCCGCGGCAGCCCGGGACGCCGAATATCAGATCGAAGACTCCGACGCCCTGGAGCGCCGCCAGACCGAGCTCCTGGCCCGCGGCGACCGCTACCGCGCCTGGGGCACCACCGGCGCCGCCGTGGGCGCGGCCGGCGTGCTCACCGGACTGGTCCTCTACCTGAGCGCCAACCGCCTGGCCAACCCGGGCCGCGGCGCCGAGGACACCGCGGCCACCCTCCTCCCCGAGCTCGGCCCGAACTACGCCGGCCTACGCATCGCCTTCTAA
- the ald gene encoding alanine dehydrogenase, translating to MHIGVPKEIKNHEYRVGLVPAGVAEYVRHGHRVVVEAGAGEGSAISDERYVEAGATIVPTAEEVWASAEMIVKVKEPVAPEYELMKKGQLIYTYFHLAAVPELARVLLEREVSAVAYETIQLPDGRLPLLEPMSEVAGRMAIQVGARCLEREYGGKGVLLGGVPGVARGKVVILGGGVVGTHAAKMAVGMGAQVTIIDLNLNRLRYLDDIFGSEIQTMHSNVGTIAEQVLHADLVVGAVLIPGARAPRLVTREHISQMQEGSVVVDVSVDQGGCIATCHPTTHADPTYVVDGVVHYCVANMPGAVARTSTFALNNTTLRYGLALANKGLEQAVREDAALALGVNTYQGACVYKAVADDLNLEYTPLRELL from the coding sequence ATGCATATTGGAGTTCCGAAGGAGATCAAAAACCATGAATATCGCGTAGGGCTGGTGCCCGCCGGGGTGGCCGAGTACGTGCGTCACGGCCACCGGGTTGTGGTGGAGGCCGGTGCTGGCGAGGGCAGCGCGATTTCGGATGAACGCTATGTAGAGGCCGGGGCCACGATTGTGCCGACGGCGGAAGAGGTCTGGGCGTCGGCCGAGATGATCGTCAAGGTCAAAGAGCCGGTCGCCCCGGAGTATGAGCTGATGAAGAAGGGCCAGCTCATCTACACCTACTTTCACCTGGCGGCGGTGCCGGAGCTGGCCCGGGTGCTTCTGGAGCGGGAGGTGTCGGCGGTTGCCTACGAGACGATCCAGCTGCCCGACGGACGCCTGCCGCTGCTGGAGCCGATGAGCGAGGTGGCCGGGCGCATGGCCATCCAGGTGGGCGCGCGCTGTCTGGAGCGCGAGTACGGCGGCAAGGGCGTGCTCCTGGGGGGAGTGCCCGGGGTAGCCCGCGGGAAGGTCGTGATTCTGGGAGGGGGAGTCGTCGGCACTCATGCCGCGAAGATGGCCGTGGGCATGGGCGCTCAGGTCACCATCATCGATCTCAACCTCAACCGCCTGCGTTACCTGGATGACATCTTCGGAAGTGAGATTCAGACGATGCATTCCAATGTGGGGACGATCGCCGAGCAGGTGCTCCACGCCGACCTGGTGGTCGGGGCGGTGCTCATCCCCGGGGCGCGGGCGCCGCGTCTGGTGACCCGCGAGCATATCAGCCAGATGCAGGAGGGCAGTGTGGTGGTCGACGTCAGCGTGGACCAGGGCGGTTGCATCGCGACCTGCCATCCGACCACGCACGCCGACCCCACCTACGTGGTCGATGGCGTGGTGCACTACTGTGTGGCCAATATGCCCGGGGCGGTGGCGCGCACCTCGACCTTTGCGCTCAACAACACCACCTTGCGCTACGGGCTGGCACTGGCCAACAAGGGGCTGGAGCAGGCGGTGCGCGAGGACGCCGCGCTGGCCCTGGGAGTCAATACCTACCAGGGAGCCTGTGTGTACAAGGCGGTCGCCGACGATTTGAACCTGGAGTACACCCCGCTTCGAGAGCTGCTCTAA
- a CDS encoding hydantoinase B/oxoprolinase family protein, producing MDAITLEIERHRFASIAEEMGVVLMRSAFSPNIKERRDYSCAIFDAAGDMVAQAAHIPVHLGSAPMSVAAALAAGPMTPGESIVLNDPYAGGTHLPDITLVSPVFDARGELAFVVANRAHHADVGGRWPGSMGLSTHIDEEGLRLGPTRLSDAVIERIVGASRTPEERRGDLQAQLAANLRGVERLRSELDRRGSSVLLASRALQDHSERYMRKVLGELGQGCWSFEDVLDDDGMGSGPVRIHCELTLSQGRARVDLRGSADQVAGPLNVPRAVAVSAALYAFRCLAPPELPSNAGYMRCVEVLTEPGSVVDARWPAPVALGNVETSQRVVDVIFGALAQALPDRIPAASCGSMNNLTIGGEDPRHGGRPFAYYETIGGGAGAGPGWHGQSAVHTHMTNTLNTPVEALEHAYPLRMMRYERRRGSGGAGRFVGGEGVVREYVFDAPATVSVMAERRVHAPYGLEGGAPGRCGRTTLIRAATGREEVLAGKICVEVLPGDRLLVETPGGGGFGTPGTPDAAEA from the coding sequence ATGGACGCGATCACTCTGGAGATTGAGCGCCACCGCTTTGCCTCGATCGCCGAGGAGATGGGTGTGGTGCTGATGCGCTCGGCCTTTTCCCCCAACATCAAGGAGCGCCGGGATTACTCGTGCGCCATCTTCGATGCCGCCGGGGATATGGTCGCCCAGGCCGCGCATATCCCGGTGCACCTGGGGTCGGCGCCGATGAGCGTGGCCGCGGCGCTGGCCGCCGGGCCGATGACGCCCGGGGAGTCGATCGTGCTCAACGATCCTTACGCCGGCGGCACCCATCTGCCCGACATCACCCTGGTCTCGCCAGTGTTCGATGCCCGTGGAGAGCTGGCCTTTGTGGTGGCCAACCGCGCGCATCACGCCGACGTGGGAGGACGCTGGCCCGGGAGCATGGGGCTCTCCACGCATATCGACGAGGAGGGGCTGCGCCTGGGGCCGACCCGGCTGAGTGACGCGGTGATCGAGCGCATCGTGGGTGCCAGTCGCACGCCCGAGGAGCGGCGAGGAGACCTGCAGGCCCAGCTGGCCGCGAACCTGCGGGGCGTGGAGCGGCTGCGCTCGGAGCTGGATCGGCGCGGCTCGTCGGTGCTCCTGGCGAGTCGGGCGCTCCAGGACCATAGCGAGCGCTACATGCGTAAGGTGCTCGGGGAGCTGGGGCAGGGCTGCTGGAGCTTTGAGGATGTGCTCGACGACGACGGGATGGGCAGCGGGCCGGTGCGCATTCACTGTGAGCTGACCTTGAGTCAGGGGCGGGCCCGGGTTGACCTGCGCGGCAGCGCCGACCAGGTGGCCGGGCCCCTCAACGTGCCACGGGCGGTGGCGGTCTCGGCGGCGCTCTACGCGTTTCGCTGTCTGGCGCCCCCCGAACTCCCGTCCAATGCGGGGTACATGCGCTGTGTGGAGGTACTCACCGAGCCGGGCTCCGTGGTCGATGCCCGGTGGCCGGCGCCGGTGGCGTTGGGCAATGTGGAGACGAGTCAGCGGGTGGTCGACGTGATCTTCGGAGCGCTGGCGCAGGCGCTTCCCGACCGAATTCCGGCGGCCTCCTGTGGGTCGATGAATAACCTGACCATCGGCGGTGAAGATCCCCGCCACGGGGGGCGCCCCTTTGCGTACTACGAGACGATCGGCGGCGGGGCCGGGGCCGGGCCCGGGTGGCACGGGCAATCGGCGGTGCACACGCATATGACCAACACGCTCAACACCCCGGTCGAGGCCCTGGAGCACGCCTATCCCCTGCGCATGATGCGCTATGAGCGCCGCCGGGGCTCGGGCGGGGCCGGGCGTTTTGTGGGCGGAGAGGGCGTGGTGCGCGAGTATGTGTTTGATGCGCCGGCGACCGTGAGTGTGATGGCCGAACGTCGGGTTCACGCGCCCTACGGGCTGGAGGGAGGCGCCCCCGGAAGATGCGGTCGCACCACCCTGATCCGGGCGGCCACCGGCCGTGAAGAAGTGCTGGCTGGCAAAATTTGCGTTGAAGTGCTGCCCGGCGATCGCCTCCTTGTAGAGACGCCGGGAGGGGGAGGGTTCGGTACCCCCGGGACGCCCGACGCGGCAGAGGCTTAG
- a CDS encoding Glu/Leu/Phe/Val family dehydrogenase — protein sequence MSKKPDAPDVVEATETGAEQASPTPHSAVESFYNVHIAQLQRALAVAGLEEHVRLILSQPKNEVIVNFPVRMDDGHFELFTGYRIQHNDVMGPYKGGIRFHHEVTLDEVKALAALMTYKCALLNVPFGGAKGGIRMNPRQYSERELERITRRFTHDLGNNIGPEYDIPAPDVGTNSQIMVWMMDTYMNMHNAHDKNAQRRIVTGKSLTSGGSRGREKATGQGVVYCIQEWAEEQGFRLDGCTYTLQGFGNVGSHTAQILSRLGAVLVAVQDHTGTIANPDGIYPGKLNHHVEKHGGVGGYKGARPIYDEAFWEVECDICIPAALELQITEEVARKLKARVVVEAANGPTTLAGEEVMMERGIEVIPDMMANAGGVVVSYFEWIQNKRSESWQLQEVDSRLHFMMKNAYHEMRAFARERNVDNRTAALAVAIARINAVYVERGVFP from the coding sequence ATGAGCAAGAAACCCGACGCACCTGACGTTGTCGAGGCGACGGAGACCGGCGCGGAGCAGGCGTCTCCGACTCCCCACTCCGCCGTGGAGAGCTTTTACAACGTGCACATCGCGCAGCTTCAGCGGGCGTTGGCGGTGGCCGGGCTCGAGGAGCATGTGCGCCTGATCCTGAGCCAGCCCAAAAACGAAGTCATCGTGAACTTTCCGGTGCGCATGGATGACGGGCACTTTGAGCTCTTCACCGGATATCGCATTCAGCACAACGATGTGATGGGGCCTTACAAAGGTGGCATTCGTTTTCATCACGAAGTCACGCTGGACGAGGTCAAAGCGCTGGCCGCGCTGATGACCTACAAATGCGCGCTGCTCAACGTGCCTTTTGGTGGGGCCAAGGGCGGGATTCGCATGAACCCGCGTCAGTACAGCGAGCGGGAGCTGGAGCGCATCACGCGCCGCTTTACCCACGATCTGGGCAATAATATCGGCCCCGAATACGACATCCCGGCCCCGGATGTGGGGACCAACAGCCAGATCATGGTCTGGATGATGGACACCTACATGAACATGCATAACGCCCATGACAAAAACGCCCAGCGGCGCATCGTCACCGGTAAGAGTCTGACCTCGGGAGGCAGCCGCGGTCGGGAGAAGGCCACCGGCCAGGGCGTCGTCTACTGCATTCAAGAGTGGGCTGAAGAGCAGGGCTTCCGGCTGGATGGCTGCACCTACACCTTGCAGGGCTTTGGCAACGTGGGCAGCCACACCGCGCAGATTCTCTCGCGGCTGGGGGCGGTGCTGGTGGCCGTGCAGGACCACACCGGCACCATCGCCAACCCCGACGGGATTTACCCGGGCAAGCTGAACCACCACGTGGAGAAGCACGGCGGCGTGGGCGGGTACAAGGGGGCTCGGCCCATCTATGACGAAGCGTTCTGGGAGGTGGAGTGCGATATCTGCATTCCGGCCGCGCTGGAGCTGCAGATCACCGAAGAGGTGGCCCGTAAGCTCAAAGCCCGGGTGGTGGTGGAGGCGGCCAATGGGCCCACCACCCTGGCCGGCGAAGAGGTGATGATGGAGCGCGGCATCGAGGTGATCCCGGACATGATGGCCAACGCCGGCGGGGTGGTCGTGTCGTATTTTGAGTGGATTCAGAATAAGCGCTCGGAATCCTGGCAGCTCCAGGAAGTCGACAGCCGCCTGCACTTCATGATGAAGAACGCCTACCACGAGATGCGCGCGTTTGCGCGTGAGCGCAACGTGGATAACCGCACCGCCGCCCTGGCGGTGGCGATCGCCCGTATCAACGCGGTTTACGTGGAGCGCGGCGTTTTCCCCTGA